Within Quercus lobata isolate SW786 chromosome 5, ValleyOak3.0 Primary Assembly, whole genome shotgun sequence, the genomic segment GCAACCTGCCACCGGTAGTGACACTCCCTATCATCCCATGGAGCGGGAAATGTACTAAAGTAGAAAAGGACAACGAAAGTGTTTAAAGGAAGGGCTGCCATTATggcattcagtgccttgtgcctgacacGGCCATACTTCTCTAttcttacaaccactcccaacaactagAAGGaatggctgatgggacaagtacctaccctagaGACCCCATTCAAAAGGaagaaaactactataaaagGGGAGTAAAAAGAAGCAGAAATGAGGGGGGGCGAAGACCCCCCAACACACAAGAGGGACCAAAAAGGGCTCCCGGAACTGTACTGAGGATCAATTCTCCCAGATGAACTCAGTCCATCTCATCCTATCGAGTAAAACACCATGATAACTGTTGTACATATACCAAAGCCTAGCTCTTTGACCCATTCTCTGCAAATTCATTATATCGGGCTCGCTGGTCTAAAGTCCCACACATAGAGGGCTAGATCAGAAAAGTCGGAccctacaattggtgccgtGTGTGGGAAGAGCTTATGCATTGGCGAATATGATGGTTAGTCACGGTCAAGCTTCTATCAACAAGAATCCCTCGAGAGGATCATTTTGGCAGTGGTGCAAGTTACGCGAAAGCCCCCCATCATTCCTAGAAACACACCGCCATTATCATGGCTCAGACTCCATTTTGGTTCACACTTCAAAGTGTTCACTACGAGGGGAGAACTGCGAGACAGCGCAGTTCAAGGGGTTTCGAACGTCAGATATGCATCCCCATGCACTTGTCAAGGGGCTAACTTTTGAGACCCCTAATATTTCGGTTCACTAAATTCCCTAAAACAAAGAAGCCAAAGGCTAAACCGGAACCTTTtgaagtgctagacagaaccaaggtcttgcatggtcctcagactcaaacttataggaaaactagacactccaatggccaagtgctagacagaaccaaggtcttgcatggtcctcggacttaaacctatggggaaactagacactctaagagcccaagtgctagacagaaccaaggtcttgcatggtcctcggactcaaacctatggagaaattAAACACTCCAACGGTCAAGTGCTAagcagaaccaaggtcttgcatgatcctcggacttaaacctatggggaaactagacactctaagagcCCAAGtgttagacaaaaccaaggtcttgcatggtcctcgaactcaaacctatagggaaactagacactccaacggccaagtgctagacagaaccaaggtcttgtatggttctcggactcaaacctatggagaaactagacattgaaccaaggtcttgcatggtccttggactcaaacttatggagaaactagacactctaacgcccaagtgctagacagaaccaaggtcttacatggtcttcggactcaagcctatggggaaactagacactccaagagctcaagtgctagacagaaccaaggtcttgcatggtcgtcggactcaaacctatggggaaactagacactccaagagcccaagtgctagacagaaccaaggtcttgcatggtcctcggactcaaacctatggagaaactagaCGCTCCAACGCCCAAGTGCTAGagagaaccaaggtcttacatggtcctcggactcaaacctatggagaaactagacactccaacgcccaagtgctagacagaaccaaggtcttgcatggtccaacctatagggaaactagacactccaagagctcaagtgctagacagaaccaaggtcttgcatggtcctcggactcaaacctatggggaaactagacactccaaggctcaagtgctagatagaaccaaggtcttgcatggtcctcagactcaaacttatggggaaactagacactctaaaagtctaagtgctagacagaaccaaggtcttgcatgatccttGGATTCAAACTTATGgaggaaactagacactcctagagtccaagtgctagacagaaccaaggtcttgcatggtcttcggactcaaatctatggggaaactagacacttcAATGCCCAAGTGCttgacagaactaaggtcttgcatggtcctcggactcaaacctatggggaaactagacactccaatgcccaagtgttagacagaaccaaggtcttgcatggtcttcgaactcaaacctatggggaaactagacactccaggAGCCtaaatgctagacagaaccaagatcttgcatggtcctcggactcaaacttatggaaACTAGAAACTTTAAGAAAGACCTAAGCCCTAGGCAGAATGGAGGTCTCATATGGTCCTTGGCCCCTCGGCCTTATAGGAACTAACACACAATGGTGCCTTTCTGAGTGTTTAGGCCAGGTATATTATGCCTCTGTCCTCGGACCAGACACCTAAAACAAGTTAAAACTACAAATATCATCGAAAACGCAGAAAAGGAACCTAGTACCCAACGGTCCCCTCGGACAGCCTATTTTAGATTACACGTCCTCAGGCAATCACCCCGTTCGCAATACAGAACATGCGACTGTTATCCTGGTTAGTCCTATGTAGTTAACCTATTTAAAGTTGGCATTGTTATGCCTGTAGGTTTCGATAAGCTCAAAGTAATAACTCTTTACCGACAAGAGCATTAGTTCTAAGTACAATTCGAAAGAAAAGACAGTACATTCACTCACATaataattattgcagaaaagaaaggataCATAAAATAcgataaaatcatcttttattagataaagagaTAGTACAATATACATAAAAGGGCTTCGACAAACCTATGTCATAagttaactataaaaaaaaagggggaataCACGGGAATGAtaaatccttcaattttgctCTAGCAGCGACTAAACAAGTCTGGATGGCACCAGTGatgaaagagaggaagaagcggggaTGCCAAATCCCCATACCTGCTCTAGCAATGACTAAGCAAGTCTGGGTGGCactagtgatggaagagaagaagaagcagaggcacctGGTCCACAACCTTACTCTAGCAGCGACTAGGCAAGTCTggatggcaccagtgatggaagagaggaagaagcggggaTGCCAAATCCCCATACCTGCtttagcagcaatcgagcaagcaCGGACGGTACTAGCAATGGGAAGTCCAAGCCCTCACGTGCATAGCACACAGCACCGGATGGAAGTCCCAgtgctgtcgcaccaaaaatctgatgcgaccttcacctacttcggattttggctgaaggaagaagaggctcctcTCTTGCCTTATTGAGGGGAAGAAATGTCTTGAGTCTTTGTCTtccttgccctgaccgggcCATTCTGAATCTCGAAGATACCCAAGGCTCTTACAGAGGGTGTGGTTCCTTCACCCTCACCCTAGCCTTGAACATTCTACCTCCTAAAGCTCAATCACACTGGTAATGGGGACTTTGGGAACAATTGGAGAGTTAGGAATCTAAAAAGCTCAAAGGGTCTGCAAATAAAGGGAATGACCTCCCACCGTGCTtcttatataggaggcaaaTCTAGTGACAATCAATTCATCCAAATCTCCAAAATTGAATTACGGGCGAAATAAATCTCACTCAATTTCCAAAGTGATCTTCAACCATTGAATTTATGTCACCTCATAAAGGGATATTTGTAATTGAAGTGATTCAATTATTAGGCACCCTAGTCACCCCTATATATTCCTTCTTCGTACTTCCACCaactttaaatttatatacCAAAAAATTCCCTTTGCAAGAGAGCTCTAACTTCTAAGCCCCACTTACCCCACAAACCCTCTAGTCTTaacctcttccttttcttctaaACATGGCCAAAACACCACCAAATCTAGTGGAAGATTCAATCAAACCGTACAAATCTTCCAAAGATTATCCTCAAAATGCCCAGGGTTTGTCTATCTATGCCtctattttctccatttttatttacatttccGTCTTATATATCTTCAACTTGTCTCCTTCCACTCTCTTTTACAACACCAAGTTTTGGTTTTTCCTTTCCAACACTTTCATACTCATCATTGCCGTTGACTATGGAGCCTATACCTCATCCAAAGGGAAACAAGACCTATACCAAGAGTACGTGATGCGTACCCAAGTGAAAAATGTTCCATCCTTCGTTCCACAATACCAAAAAATTGTTAAGCAAAGCACTCCTAAGCAAAAGGTCAATAGTTTTCAAGAAATGAGAGAAGTAATAGTTCAAGAAGTACAAGTTTTCCCTGAAAGAAACTTGCAAGTTGTTATCAAAAGTGATTCCAAAAAGCCTAGTGAAGATTTACGAGAAAAGATTAAAGCAAAAACTTATTGTGGAAGTAAGTCGGAGCAAGCCAAAAGGGTGGTGATAGACGAGAGCAAGAACATTATTATAAGGAGTTCAGAGactgaaaagaatgaagaaaatgagTTTTCAACTATGTCGGATGAGGAACTGAACAGAAGAGTAGATGAGTTTATTCAGAGGTTTAACAGAGAAATTCGACTTCAATCCACTAGCTAGAAACTTCAgccaaagtttcaaaaaaataaaactttcaaATATGAATGTAGATATTAATTATGGTAGGAGAACACAGCTTGCTGCGTTTTTGTAATGTTGTTGTTTGtgtctttttcctttctctttacttgtctttcactttttttttccttttttttttttttgaatggttaGCGTAAACATCGATTCGGACTTTTGCATGTAGAAATATCTCGCtctatataaaaattttctgccttttgttgttgttgtacatGTCCTAACTTTactgaattttaaaatattttttgcttaTGCTAAGAGACTTGTAGATTTAACCAACACATGCTAGAAATATACTTGAACACCAATAAGCCATAAATATGGGTATTTATTCTTACATATTCTCTATTCTACATCATCCATCatccattttcattttaaaataaagataaatagaAATTGTGTACATAGCATGTGAAATAATGAACGTTGTGTGATCATAATGTACATTAATGAGTGTATGAGAATAATTTTCCTAAAACTATTTAAGGTTTAAGGGCAAATTTTTAGATGCcatgaaaaaatttaaagaaattaatagCACAAGCAACactgttaggtttttttttttttttttcctctctcatGCTCTTACTTTCTTCTATGGGACAAACCACTCTAATCTCTAAATGATAGTATGGAATATAGGCTTATTTAAGTGTGAAATTGAGTTTGTCAAGAGTCTTATAGCTTAATTGATGTCTTCAAGTATTTCCAATAGAAAAGGCCAACATCAAATTCCACTCTCCCATTAtaaatattgaattattaaagggggaaaaaagaggGTGGCACTACAAAAATACAGGCTATTCCAGTGCTTCAAAAACGCCATTATAGCTCCTAAAAGCACTAGCAATAGATACATGATTTAAAGTGCCACTATAGACCATATATGTtgcagcgctttcaaaagcgccAGTACAAGTGACCTAGAGCGGGGTTTTTTAGTATAGACTGGCTTTTTATAGTGTGGAAATGAGTATTAAACTTGACACTACATTTGAGGgtttataaaagaattatatgGAATGAAATGCGTAAATTGTAAAAGAAAGACATGGAACTTaatgataaattttatatttttccaataattccttggagtttataaaaataaaatagaaagaaaaaatatttgattttactATCACTTGCTTTAGGTTTTGTTCCCCtcaaaataaagacaaaatcaatattttaccttaatttcatatagaaatggatatttctttttacttttgagAAGAATTATTAAGGGTGAGTAGAATGGAATGACAATTCATTTCTAACTATTTCATTCCTTTCCTTCTACTAAACTCTCAAACATGAAATTGTATGGAATGTTCAATAAAAATCTCTTTCAATATGTTCTATTATTTTCTCGTCTCCAATACAATATAggaaaacatttatttattatggatcatagacaaaaaaaattgggtAATAATTAGTTTGCACATACTTAAAATGcaatactaagagaagaaataAACTCCAAGATAGTAGAATAATCCAAGAAACCCCAacacctagaccaatcaaataaagtctTTCTTTGATTGGAAAGTTGTGCTAATGAAGTTCCTTATTAGTTTCTATTGTATTTGGtctatgtttgttttttaatatattttgctaataaagttttaaattttttttcacatcgtTTGTAgtcatatttgattttctttagttgTGAACAGTTTTTGAATTAAAAGTTTCTAGCATGTGTTGGATAGAATTTATGATAGATGTAATGTTTAATGAAAGTCACAAATAGGTTCTTGCATTGATgttcaatattttcaaaacatattggATCATCATCCCTAAGCCATCCATTTTGCTTGCTTTTTGATTCATTAtgattattcttcttcttctacttcttcctttttgttgttgttgttgttgttgttgttgttgttgaaataaatgatATCTTTTATAATTGCTTTATCTCCTGAGTATAAGTAGTTCATGGATTTATGTAAAGTATTCTTCCCATTATTTCAGATG encodes:
- the LOC115990739 gene encoding uncharacterized protein LOC115990739; translated protein: MAKTPPNLVEDSIKPYKSSKDYPQNAQGLSIYASIFSIFIYISVLYIFNLSPSTLFYNTKFWFFLSNTFILIIAVDYGAYTSSKGKQDLYQEYVMRTQVKNVPSFVPQYQKIVKQSTPKQKVNSFQEMREVIVQEVQVFPERNLQVVIKSDSKKPSEDLREKIKAKTYCGSKSEQAKRVVIDESKNIIIRSSETEKNEENEFSTMSDEELNRRVDEFIQRFNREIRLQSTS